One window of Quercus robur chromosome 5, dhQueRobu3.1, whole genome shotgun sequence genomic DNA carries:
- the LOC126725034 gene encoding TMV resistance protein N-like isoform X1 has product MSSISSQKASLLSSFSSSTPQWKYDVFLSFRGEDTRTNFTDHLYVALKQKGIVTFRDEENLERGKSISPELLKAIKESRFAIVILSRNFASSTWYLDELTKIIGYMKEMTKTVLPIFYDVDPSNVRKQTGTFAQAFFEHEERLKDDIEKVHTWRAALREVANLKGWHLLDSSILAANIFQMSSISSQKASSSSSFSSSTPQWKYDVFLSFRGEDTRTSFTDHLYIALKQKGIVTFRDEENLERGKPISPELLKAIKESRFAIVILSRNYASSTWCLDELTKIIGCMKEMTTIVLPIFYDVDPSNVRKQTGTFAQAFFEHEKRFKDDMEKVQTWRAALKEVANLKGWHLQDRSEAQLIQNIVGELWHKLSYVFSKDTENLVGIESRVKKLESCLAIGSNDVRIIGVWGMGGIGKTTLARVVFRMVSNKFEGCCFLPNVREVCEKDGLIPLQQQLMRKILNESMNIQDVDEGVFVIKNRLHHKRILLVLDDVNQLDQLKKLVGKHNWFGLGSRVIITTRDKHLLRIPKVDKICEVEGLSDDEALHLLSLKAFNKDHPPKDYLELSKDAVQYTKGLPLAIEILGSFLFSRSINQWKSTLIRIKEFPERAIFQALKISYDGLHETEKKYSCILHFSLIVRKKIV; this is encoded by the exons ATGTCTTCCATTAGCTCTCAGAAGGCCTCCTTGTTGTCATCATTTTCATCTTCAACACCACAGTGGAAATATGATGTCTTTCTTAGTTTTAGAGGTGAGGACACCCGCACCAATTTCACGGACCATCTATATGTTGCTTTGAAACAAAAGGGCATAGTCACCTTTCGAGATGAGGAAAATCTGGAGAGAGGAAAATCTATTTCACCAGAGCTCttgaaagcaataaaagaatCGAGATTTGCAATTGTCATTCTCTCAAGAAACTTTGCGTCTTCAACATGGTACTTGGATGAACTTACAAAGATCATTGGATACATGAAAGAGATGACCAAGActgttttgccaattttttaTGATGTGGACCCATCTAATGTACGAAAACAAACAGGCACCTTTGCCCAAGCCTTTTTTGAACATGAAGAACGTCTCAAGGATGACATAGAGAAAGTGCATACATGGAGAGCTGCTTTAAGAGAAGTGGCAAATCTCAAAGGGTGGCACCTACTAGATAG TTCAATACTTGCCGCCAACATATTTCAAATGTCTTCTATTAGCTCTCAGAAGGCCTCCTCTTCGTCATCATTTTCATCTTCAACACCACAATGGAAATATGATGTCTTTCTTAGTTTTAGAGGTGAGGACACCCGCACTAGTTTTACCGACCATTTATATATTGCTTTGAAACAAAAAGGCATAGTCACCTTTCGAGACGAGGAAAATCTTGAGAGAGGAAAACCTATTTCACCAGAGCTCttgaaagcaataaaagaatCAAGATTTGCAATTGTCATTCTCTCAAGAAATTATGCGTCTTCAACATGGTGCTTGGATGAACTTACAAAGATTATTGGATGCATGAAAGAGATGACCACGATtgttttgccaattttttaTGATGTGGACCCATCTAATGTACGAAAACAAACCGGCACCTTTGCCCAAGCCTTTTTTGAACATGAAAAGCGTTTCAAGGACGACATGGAGAAAGTACAAACATGGAGAGCTGCTTTAAAAGAAGTGGCAAATCTCAAAGGGTGGCACCTACAAGATAG GTCTGAGGCACAACTTATCCAAAATATTGTGGGAGAGTTATGGCATAAATTAAGTTACGTATTCTCAAAAGATACTGAAAACCTTGTAGGAATAGAATCTCGAGTGAAGAAATTGGAGTCATGTTTGGCTATAGGGTCTAATGATGTTCGCATTATAGGGGTTTGGGGAATGGGGGGAATAGGTAAAACAACTCTTGCTAGAGTTGTTTTTCGCATGGTTTCGAACAAGTTTGAAGGTTGTTGCTTTCTTCCAAATGTCAGGGAGGTTTGTGAAAAAGATGGTTTAATTCCATTGCAACAACAActtatgagaaaaatattaaatgaaagTATGAATATACAAGATGTTGACGAGGGAGTTTTCGTGATCAAGAATAGATTACATCATAAAAgaattcttcttgttcttgatgaTGTAAATCAGTTAGACCAGTTGAAAAAGTTAGTTGGGAAGCATAATTGGTTTGGTCTTGGTAGTAGAGTTATCATAACAACTAGGGATAAGCATTTACTACGTATACCTAAAGTAGATAAAATATGCGAAGTTGAAGGATTGAGTGATGATGAAGCCCTTCATCTTTTGAGTTTGAAAGCTTTTAATAAAGATCATCCTCCCAAAGATTATCTAGAGCTATCCAAAGATGCCGTACAATATACTAAAGGCCTTCCTTTAGCTATTGAGATTTTGGGTTCCTTTTTGTTTAGTAGAAGCATCAATCAATGGAAAAGTACATTAATTAGGATAAAAGAATTTCCTGAACGTGCAATTTTCCAAGCACTTAAAATAAGTTATGATGGACTACACGAAACGGAGAAAAAATATTCATGTAtattgcatttttctttaattgtgaggaaaaaaatagtGTAG
- the LOC126725034 gene encoding TMV resistance protein N-like isoform X2, with translation MSSISSQKASLLSSFSSSTPQWKYDVFLSFRGEDTRTNFTDHLYVALKQKGIVTFRDEENLERGKSISPELLKAIKESRFAIVILSRNFASSTWYLDELTKIIGYMKEMTKTVLPIFYDVDPSNVRKQTGTFAQAFFEHEERLKDDIEKVHTWRAALREVANLKGWHLLDSSQKASSSSSFSSSTPQWKYDVFLSFRGEDTRTSFTDHLYIALKQKGIVTFRDEENLERGKPISPELLKAIKESRFAIVILSRNYASSTWCLDELTKIIGCMKEMTTIVLPIFYDVDPSNVRKQTGTFAQAFFEHEKRFKDDMEKVQTWRAALKEVANLKGWHLQDRSEAQLIQNIVGELWHKLSYVFSKDTENLVGIESRVKKLESCLAIGSNDVRIIGVWGMGGIGKTTLARVVFRMVSNKFEGCCFLPNVREVCEKDGLIPLQQQLMRKILNESMNIQDVDEGVFVIKNRLHHKRILLVLDDVNQLDQLKKLVGKHNWFGLGSRVIITTRDKHLLRIPKVDKICEVEGLSDDEALHLLSLKAFNKDHPPKDYLELSKDAVQYTKGLPLAIEILGSFLFSRSINQWKSTLIRIKEFPERAIFQALKISYDGLHETEKKYSCILHFSLIVRKKIV, from the exons ATGTCTTCCATTAGCTCTCAGAAGGCCTCCTTGTTGTCATCATTTTCATCTTCAACACCACAGTGGAAATATGATGTCTTTCTTAGTTTTAGAGGTGAGGACACCCGCACCAATTTCACGGACCATCTATATGTTGCTTTGAAACAAAAGGGCATAGTCACCTTTCGAGATGAGGAAAATCTGGAGAGAGGAAAATCTATTTCACCAGAGCTCttgaaagcaataaaagaatCGAGATTTGCAATTGTCATTCTCTCAAGAAACTTTGCGTCTTCAACATGGTACTTGGATGAACTTACAAAGATCATTGGATACATGAAAGAGATGACCAAGActgttttgccaattttttaTGATGTGGACCCATCTAATGTACGAAAACAAACAGGCACCTTTGCCCAAGCCTTTTTTGAACATGAAGAACGTCTCAAGGATGACATAGAGAAAGTGCATACATGGAGAGCTGCTTTAAGAGAAGTGGCAAATCTCAAAGGGTGGCACCTACTAGATAG CTCTCAGAAGGCCTCCTCTTCGTCATCATTTTCATCTTCAACACCACAATGGAAATATGATGTCTTTCTTAGTTTTAGAGGTGAGGACACCCGCACTAGTTTTACCGACCATTTATATATTGCTTTGAAACAAAAAGGCATAGTCACCTTTCGAGACGAGGAAAATCTTGAGAGAGGAAAACCTATTTCACCAGAGCTCttgaaagcaataaaagaatCAAGATTTGCAATTGTCATTCTCTCAAGAAATTATGCGTCTTCAACATGGTGCTTGGATGAACTTACAAAGATTATTGGATGCATGAAAGAGATGACCACGATtgttttgccaattttttaTGATGTGGACCCATCTAATGTACGAAAACAAACCGGCACCTTTGCCCAAGCCTTTTTTGAACATGAAAAGCGTTTCAAGGACGACATGGAGAAAGTACAAACATGGAGAGCTGCTTTAAAAGAAGTGGCAAATCTCAAAGGGTGGCACCTACAAGATAG GTCTGAGGCACAACTTATCCAAAATATTGTGGGAGAGTTATGGCATAAATTAAGTTACGTATTCTCAAAAGATACTGAAAACCTTGTAGGAATAGAATCTCGAGTGAAGAAATTGGAGTCATGTTTGGCTATAGGGTCTAATGATGTTCGCATTATAGGGGTTTGGGGAATGGGGGGAATAGGTAAAACAACTCTTGCTAGAGTTGTTTTTCGCATGGTTTCGAACAAGTTTGAAGGTTGTTGCTTTCTTCCAAATGTCAGGGAGGTTTGTGAAAAAGATGGTTTAATTCCATTGCAACAACAActtatgagaaaaatattaaatgaaagTATGAATATACAAGATGTTGACGAGGGAGTTTTCGTGATCAAGAATAGATTACATCATAAAAgaattcttcttgttcttgatgaTGTAAATCAGTTAGACCAGTTGAAAAAGTTAGTTGGGAAGCATAATTGGTTTGGTCTTGGTAGTAGAGTTATCATAACAACTAGGGATAAGCATTTACTACGTATACCTAAAGTAGATAAAATATGCGAAGTTGAAGGATTGAGTGATGATGAAGCCCTTCATCTTTTGAGTTTGAAAGCTTTTAATAAAGATCATCCTCCCAAAGATTATCTAGAGCTATCCAAAGATGCCGTACAATATACTAAAGGCCTTCCTTTAGCTATTGAGATTTTGGGTTCCTTTTTGTTTAGTAGAAGCATCAATCAATGGAAAAGTACATTAATTAGGATAAAAGAATTTCCTGAACGTGCAATTTTCCAAGCACTTAAAATAAGTTATGATGGACTACACGAAACGGAGAAAAAATATTCATGTAtattgcatttttctttaattgtgaggaaaaaaatagtGTAG
- the LOC126727752 gene encoding probable WRKY transcription factor 19, translated as MARKIIHEECPEDPGKRSILWSFEDINSVLTNNTGTAANQGIVLKLPESKEAYWNPDSFSKMHHLKLLRISNVQLLHEPKHLPISLRFLDWSGYPSKSLPLEFQSNELVELYMCGSCIEQLWKGAKSFEKLKIIQMNGSTNLKETPDLIKVPNLKEMVLEDCLNLRKIHPLTWVHNRLTRLNLKGCVNVNVKTLPSKFEMEFLEDLILSGCTKLKKIPEFGENMQRVSKLYLGGTAITKLPTSIGHLTSLVLLDVKDCKSLTCLPSIIFNLKLLKDVNISGCSKLQRLPENVGNAESVEELDVSGTAIREGLSRHSEYDNPECNWRYDMVIPRSVIPKWFIHQSIGAEMNINEPSSHLCDDWMGAAVCVLFSSLPNFIISCSCRLIANGKVMSTNEFGVEHEIFRTVDRAGVSDNIWLIYLLPQYYKVEDIKLLNECEANELTRIGIKIETNFPGMEVKKCGFRMVYKKDIEELNRTMAQSSNTSIIPCEDLDVLHHNFDNLAMVVEGKIAKRIRDNYEGAGPSGEGSSYDVPDPKRIERLHGDSDCEEYFECAEEIND; from the exons ATGGCTAGGAAAATAATTCATGAAGAATGCCCTGAAGACCCTGGAAAGCGTAGCATTTTGTGGTCATTTGAAGACATTAACAGTGTACTAACAAATAATACG GGAACAGCAGCAAATCAAGGCATAGTCCTAAAGTTGCCTGAATCAAAAGAGGCATATTGGAATCCTGATTCATTTTCAAAGATGCATCATCTTAAATTGCTCAGAATTAGTAATGTTCAACTTCTCCACGAACCCAAACATCTTCCTATTAGCTTAAGATTTCTTGACTGGAGTGGGTACCCTTCAAAATCTTTGCCATTAGAATTCCAATCAAATGAGCTTGTTGAACTTTACATGTGTGGTAGCTGCATTGAACAACTTTGGAAAGGAGCAAAG TCATTTGAGAAGTTGAAAATCATCCAAATGAATGGGTCTACAAACCTTAAAGAAACCCCTGATTTGATCAAAGTCCCAAATCTTAAGGAAATGGTTCTCGAAGATTGTTTAAATTTACGCAAGATTCACCCTTTAACTTGGGTTCATAATAGACTTACTCGTCTAAATCTAAAAGGCTGTGTAAATGTCAATGTCAAAACTCTTCCAAGCAAGTTCGAAATGGAGTTTCTTGAGGATCTTATTCTTTCTGGTTGCACAAAACTAAAGAAGATTCCAGAATTTGGAGAAAACATGCAACGTGTATCGAAGCTTTATTTGGGTGGAACTGCTATTACTAAACTACCCACATCAATTGGGCATTTGACCAGCCTTGTTTTATTGGATGTAAAAGATTGCAAAAGTCTTACATGTCTACCAAGcatcatttttaatttgaagttgCTTAAAGATGTGAATATTTCGGGATGCTCAAAACTTCAGAGATTGCCTGAGAATGTGGGTAACGCTGAAAGTGTAGAGGAGCTAGATGTGAGTGGAACTGCTATAAGAGAG GGACTCTCTCGTCACAGTGAGTATGACAATCCAGAGTGTAATTGGAGATATGACATGGTTATTCCTAGAAGTGTAATTCCGAAGTGGTTTATCCATCAAAGTATTGGGGCTGAAATGAATATAAACGAACCTTCTTCTCATTTGTGTGATGACTGGATGGGGGCTGCTGTTTGCGttctattttcttctcttcccaATTTTATAATATCTTGTTCTTGTCGGTTGATAGCAAATGGAAAAGTAATGTCTACTAATGAATTTGGTGTTGAGCATGAAATATTTAGGACAGTAGACAGGGCTGGCGTATCAGATAATATTTGGCTAATTTATTTGCTTCCTCAATACTACAAGGTGGAGGACATAAAATTACTGAATGAATGTGAAGCAAATGAATTGACTCGGATTGGCATTAAAATTGAAACTAATTTTCCAGGCATGGAGGTGAAGAAATGCGGGTTTCGAATGGTATACAAGAAAGACATAGAAGAACTCAACAGAACAATGGCTCAAAGTAGCAACACCAGCATCATTCCTTGTGAGGACTTGGATGTTCTCCATCataattttgacaatttggcaATGGTAGTGGAAGGTAAAATAGCAAAGCGAATTCGTGACAATTACGAAGGTGCTGGACCTAGTGGAGAAGGAAGCTCTTATGATGTGCCAGACCCAAAAAGGATTGAAAGGCTCCATGGTGACTCTGATTGTGAGGAATACTTCGAATGTGCTGAGGAGATCAATGATTAG